One Arvicanthis niloticus isolate mArvNil1 chromosome 3, mArvNil1.pat.X, whole genome shotgun sequence DNA segment encodes these proteins:
- the Catip gene encoding ciliogenesis-associated TTC17-interacting protein, translating into MSSKVSPTGSKVKDHHHSGPQQQPQQQQQQQQQQEQPFPEANAEAISFLNSFRLEDMLLFFPETLAILSDTGEPQGELTIEVQKGKYRDELGILTHCLLVHASSRGFLDKSLCGSSLLGYLNKNLELMEQHSQEFIKFPILPMERKMSVLKRDDQFVVTRSVKEGEETKTAVSAFPCKSLKGFVSSAANVVLLRVMAWQQSVPSGARFLALDSEGKLCNCTYKSLGFQTIQVGNQQAEMFIVEQTIHSEEGIPFSCQFYLLSDGHLAKRVQVGSPGCCIITKMPLIREEDVIESPPTFDQKPLVWEEDLELYSKFLDRKEQLRLSHTSYLRQHPEAQALISDFLLFLLLRRPEDVVTFAAEHFGPFAALRSPIPALRSSHQPSPFRTLEYEEEEEEEEEEEEEEEEEGEGYIEEEEEIEEDDDYLYIDGEEDIKDDFYYESYYDNYEDVENYDDEDTYYDNDHVDDNDDVDNYDDDDDDDDDVDDNDDDVDEVKVKVDSVNVDNDDDDVNNDNVDVDNDNNNN; encoded by the exons ATGTCTTCCAAAGTTTCCCCCACAG GCTCCAAAGTCAAGGACCACCACCACTCAGGCCCGCAGCagcagcctcagcagcagcagcagcagcagcagcagcaggagcagccgTTCCCAGAAGCCAATGCTGAAGCCATCAGCTTCCTCAACTCCTTCC GGCTGGAGGATATGCTTCTGTTCTTCCCGGAGACTCTGGCTATCCTCTCAGACACAGGGGAACCTCAGGGAGAGTTGACCATTGAGGTGCAGAAGGGAAAGTACAGAGACGAACTGGGTATCCTGACCCACTGCCTCCTGGTACACGCCTCTAGCCGCGGCTTCCTAGACAAATCACTGTGTGGAAGCTCCCTCCTAG GTTACCTAAACAAGAATCTGGAGTTAATGGAGCAACACAGTCAGGAGTTCATCAAG TTTCCCATCCTCCCCATGGAAAGGAAGATGAGTGTCCTGAAGAGGGATGACCAGTTTGTTGTGACCAGAAGTGTCAAGGAGGGTGAG GAAACGAAGACTGCAGTCTCTGCTTTCCCCTGTAAATCACTCAAGGGCTTTGTCTCCAGTGCCGCCAATGTGGTGCTGCTCAGAGTGATGGCCTGGCAGCAGTCAGTGCCCAGCGGGGCTCGCTTCCTAGCCTTGGACTCGGAGGGCAAGCTCTGCAATTGCACCTAT AAATCCCTGGGTTTCCAGACAATCCAAGTGGGCAACCAGCAGGCTGAGATGTTCATCGTGGAGCAAACCATACACTCGGAAGAGGGCATCCCCTTCTCCTGCCAGTTCTATCTGCTCTCTGATGG GCACCTGGCTAAGAGAGTTCAGGTGGGCTCTCCAGGATGTTGTATCATCACCAAGATGCCCCTCATAAGGGAGGAGG ATGTGATTGAGTCTCCGCCCACGTTTGATCAGAAGCCCCTGGTGTGGGAGGAAGACCTGGAGCTTTACTCGAAATTCCTGGACCGGAAG GAGCAGCTCCGCCTCAGCCACACCAGCTATCTGCGGCAGCACCCCGAGGCCCAAGCGCTGATCTCCGACTtcctgctgttcctgctgctccGCCGGCCGGAGGACGTGGTCACCTTCGCAGCCGAGCACTTCGGGCCCTTTGCAGCGCTGCGTTCGCCTATCCCAGCCCTGCGATCCTCACACCAGCCCAGCCCTTTCCGCACTCTGGAgtacgaggaggaggaggaggaggaagaggaggaggaagaggaggaagaagaggagggagagggatacatagaagaggaagaggagatagaaGAGGATGATGACTACTTGTACATCGACGGGGAGGAAGACATCAAGGATGACTTCTACTATGAGAGTTACTATGACAACTACGAAGATGTTGAAAATTACGATGATGAAGACACTTACTATGATAATGACCATGTTGACGATAATGACGATGTTGACAATtacgatgatgatgacgacgacgatgatgatgtCGATGACAATGACGATGATGTCGACGAAGTCAAAGTCAAAGTTGACAGCGTCAATGTCGACAATGACGACGATGATGTCAACAATGACAATGTCGATGttgacaatgacaacaacaacaactag